From a region of the Betta splendens chromosome 5, fBetSpl5.4, whole genome shotgun sequence genome:
- the nav1b gene encoding neuron navigator 1 isoform X1 produces the protein MSGGVNLKVLSQNQSDAGVGSGLPLPRSMMPLSKMDPHQHGGPRAPPGPFPQAARGRPSCSPLSVSSASAELLGGAALNKHLLQQRAAPSPHRGPAATVRTDGTRSAYSSPQVPKRDTPCSKDTLDLRCSAFTHKSLRDLQLRRNVNQNWTFGKYRLRSVDNADHNAARRLSANAQQGQGRGRLLYNKGANGNEIPGVPSGAVGSFQKDTRTLSNRVLGASDVEAPGDRSRSYQVSNMSHRARVNMAAVAPFRFRLPVHDDTDASLDDLSDCSSDSMEICCDDADPESQRKRTVQNVLDLRQNLEDTMSSLRGSQLSHSCLESSNVGYDSDETNARSISSLSNRSSPLSWRHGQSSPRLQAGDAPSSTGGGYQASKSVSKYPAHTMPARCSSRLSSTSRIELIEGLDVDDPDLKSGYLSDSDLLGKSLPDDDDENLANGWDESSSISSGLSDGDGDGSENLSSEEFNASSSLNSLPNTPLGSRRNSSVMLRTDAEKRSLVESGLSWYSEDGKANLKLYSCSYDTGSLKTELPSKWRKKPPAFSEDSGGKGELKKPQSLEQPGSFKKSRNPPVGVTSPITHTSQSMLKVAAAKCEKPLDKSKISIKTAGLQRSRSDAGRDHHHGEHRKPPSGLVKPSAGASFGYKKPPIATGTATVMTAGGATISSGSATVGKIPKSSGIPVKPVGGGPHSGRKNSFDASSEQGFLGPNARNSIQYRSLPRPAKSSAFSVIGRPAARPVSGTVDPSLLSLKPVPIASAGPRVKEPSGCGSKLSNRTSTGPVNQTDREKEKERAKAKAVGADMDCGSLKGDHAQSETTESVLKLHGLRRTSSNKYPELSSPTTPRMLNTKSLGRPPSLAHLDQVNSNSLDSCVTIHDLPPKVPPYSKLQDLAGSHTAPRFTPSPAPVLHIDSTSSYTSESLSLSGSPLLYPKLSGMHRSMESLPLQMSVPPSARFVRTETEDKDERGTGTWGSGSRTSLNLSDRRYGSSLSESEGSKPGRRHSHTTASMTESRSPPQLPSPTRTLQPSSCKPPLTNVVAPITSGSPRISRSNSIGPPNEAACDLDGSSTLGSSVSLADRPKSMMRSGSFREPGDDVHGSVLSLASNASSSNEERIQGEQIRKLRRELESSQEKVANLTMQLSANANLVAAFEQSLALMTARLQTLSVSSDQKDSELTELKETIEILKTKNTEAQEIIQGALSNPDITPKGRKYALVVQYVQRSSLPIYIYLLFFYSFHLELLINRQNSSESISSLTSTTSHSSMGSLKEQEAKKKKKKSWLRSSFNKAFSKKGSKPTGPYADIEEISTPESSAPSSPKVHHDGNMPLSAMKSSTSASSSGLCEGGEVVDDKVVSELRTELWEKERKLTDIRLEALSTAHQLEHLQETMNSMQRTVENLKAENDHLKTGALSPCPSPGPSSSVSQSSGLTALGSLSPRQSVAMHMPKSYSRGLSEGSSPDIHSTDSQRDDHRVRVVVCVADLHVFKEEVKQQDFFVGTVRVNGRMDWTMLDSAVSQAFKVYIAKVDPTSSLGLSTDSIYSYSMGHIKRVVGGEAHETQPSRCISRGPGGITVALKGLKEKCVDSLVFETLIPKPMMQHYISLLLKHRRLILSGPSGTGKTYLASRLAEYLVDRSAREVTSGIVVTFNMHRQSCKDLQLYLSNLANQIDRESSTSEIPLVMILDDIHDPISISELVNGALTCKYHKCPYIVGTSNQPVKMTANNGLHLSFRMVTFSNNVEPANGFLVRYLHRKLMESEDERSLTNEDLIKVLDWVPKLWYHLHAFLEKHSTSDFLIGPCFFLSCPVTVDEFRSWFIDLWNHSIIPYLQEGAKDGIKIHGQKAVWEDPVEWVRGTLPWPSAQQDQAKLFHLPPPSIGSSSPGQPCEERPHKETPPSSMESDPLMAMLLKLQEAANYIESPEQEDPSLPKL, from the exons ATGAGTGGTGGAGTGAATCTCAAAGTCCTATCTCAGAATCAGAGTGACGCAGGCGTCGGCTCCGGTCTCCCTTTACCCCGAAGCATGATGCCACTGTCTAAGATGGACCCGCACCAGCACGGCGGCCCCCGCGCTCCCCCGGGGCCGTTCCCGCAGGCCGCCAGAGGACGTCCGTCCTGCTCTCCGCTGTCTGTGTCCTCAgcttctgcagagctgctcggAGGCGCAGCTTTAAACaagcacctgctgcagcagagagctgctccGTCCCCTCATCGGGGCCCGGCAGCCACGGTCAGAACCGATGGGACCCGCTCGGCCTACAGCAGCCCTCAGGTCCCGAAGAGGGACACGCCGTGCTCCAAAGACACCCTGGACCTCCGCTGCAGCGCCTTCACCCACAAGTCCTTACGGGACCTCCAGCTGAGACGAAACGTCAACCAGAACTGGACCTTTGGAAAGTACCGTCTGAGGAGCGTGGACAATGCGGATCACAACGCAGCGCGCAGGCTCTCGGCTAATGCGCAGCAAGGCCAGGGGAGAGGGCGTCTGCTCTACAATAAGGGAGCCAACGGGAATGAGATACCGGGGGTGCCTTCAGGGGCAGTGGGGAGTTTCCAGAAGGACACGAGAACCCTTTCCAACCGAGTGCTGGGAGCGTCTGACGTGGAGGCGCCCGGTGACAGATCCCGGTCGTATCAGGTGTCCAACATGTCGCACAGAGCGAGAGTCAACATGGCAGCTGTGGCTCCCTTCAGGTTCAG GTTACCGGTCCATGATGACACGGACGCTTCGCTGGATGATCTCAGCGACTGCTCCTCTGACTCCATGGAGATCTGCTGCGACGACGCTG ACCCGGAGTCCCAGAGGAAGCGGACCGTGCAGAATGTACTTGACCTCCGCCAGAATTTGGAGGATACGATGTCTAGCCTGCGGggctcccagctcagccatAG CTGTCTGGAGAGCAGTAACGTGGGCTACGACAGCGATGAGACCAACGCTCGCAGCATCTCCAGCCTGTCCAACCGCTCCTCGCCTCTGTCCTGGCGCCACGGCCAGTCCAGCCCCCGCCTGCAGGCCGGCGACGCCCCATCCTCCACGGGCGGAGGGTACCAGGCCAGCAAAAGCGTCTCCAAGTACCCGGCGCACACGATGCCGGCTCGCTGCTCCAGTCGCCTGAGCAGCACGTCTCGCATCGAGCTGATCGAAGGGCTGGATGTGGACGACCCCGACCTCAAGTCCGGTTACCTGAGCGACAGTGACCTTCTGGGAAAGAGCTTGCCGGATGACGATGATGAGAACCTGGCTAATGG TTGGGACGagagcagctccatcagcagtGGGCTCAGCGACGGTGACGGCGATGGCTCGGAGAACCTCAGTTCAGAGGAGTTCAATGCCAGCTCCTCTCTTAACTCGCTCCCAAACACACCCCTTGGCTCCAGACGCAACTCCTCTGTTATG CTCCGCACTGATGCAGAGAAGCGTTCTCTGGTGGAAAGTGGGCTTTCTTGGTACAGCGAAGATGGCAAAGCCAACCTCAAGCTTTACAGCTGCAGCTATGACACGGGGAGTTTAAAGACAGAGCTGCCAAGCAAGTGGAGAAAAAAGCCTCCAGCATTCAGCGAAGATTCGGGAGGTAAAGGGGAACTGAAGAAACCTCAAAGTTTGGAACAACCAGGCAGTTTCAAGAAGAGCCGTAATCCTCCTGTGGGTGTGACCTctcccatcacacacacctctcaAAGCATGCTCAAAGTCGCAG CAGCGAAATGTGAGAAGCCACTGGACAAATCCAAGATTTCCATTAAAACCGCTGGCCTGCAACGGTCTCGTTCTGATGCTGGTAGGGATCATCACCACGGAGAGCACCGCAAACCCCCTTCGGGTTTAGTTAAGCCAAGCGCTGGGGCCTCGTTTGGGTACAAGAAGCCACCAATCGCCACTGGTACTGCCACTGTTatgacagcagggggcgccaccATCTCCAGTGGCTCCGCTACTGTGGGAAAAATCCCCAAGTCATCTGGCATACCAGTCAAGCCAGTGGGAGGAGGACCACATTCTGGCAGGAAGAACAGCTTCGATGCCAGCAGTGAACAGGGCTTCCTCGGCCCAAATGCCCGAAACAGTATTCAGTACCGCAGCCTGCCTCGACCCGCCAAATCAAGCGCCTTCAGCGTAATTGGCCGCCCTGCAGCTCGCCCGGTCAGCGGAACTGTTGACCCCAGTCTGCTGAGTTTAAAACCTGTGCCGATTGCCTCCGCAGGGCCCAGGGTTAAAGAGCCCAGTGGCTGCGGCAGTAAATTGTCCAATCGAACCAGCACAGGCCCAGTGAACCAGACTGatagagagaaggagaaggagcgagCCAAGGCCAAGGCTGTGGGGGCTGACATGGACTGTGGTTCCCTGAAAGGAGACCACGCTCAGTCTGAAACCACAGAGTCCGTGCTGAAGCTGCATGGCCTGAGAAGGACGAGCAGCAACAAATATCCTGAACTCTCATCACCCACCACACCAAG AATGCTGAACACTAAATCTCTGGGTCGTCCACCCAGTCTGGCTCACCTGGATCAGGTCAACTCCAACAGCCTGGACTCCTGTGTGACCATCCATGACCTCCCACCCAAAGTCCCCCCCTACTCCAAGCTTCAGGACTTGGCAGGTTCCCACACAGCTCCTCGCTTCACCCCCAGCCCAGCACCAGTCCTCCACATCGATTCCACCAGTTCCTACACCAGCGAAAGCTTAAGCCTGAGCGGGTCACCGCTGCTGTACCCCAAACTGTCTGGTATGCACCGCAGCATGGAGTCCCTGCCACTGCAGATGAGTGTACCCCCCAGTGCAAGGTTTGTCAGGACTGAAACCGAAGACAAGGATGAGCGGGGTACAGGAACCTGGGGGTCTGGAAGCAGAACATCCCTCAACCTCTCAGACAG ACGCTATGGCTCAAGCCTGTCAGAGAGTGAAGGAAGCAAACCGGGAAGGCGCCACTCCCATACCACAGCCAGCATGACAGAGAGCAGGAGCCCCCCTCAGCTGCCGTCTCCCACCCGCACGCTCCAGCCCTCCTCCTGCAAGCCTCCTCTCACTAACGTGG TTGCCCCAATTACCAGTGGCAGCCCAAGGATATCTCGCTCCAACAGCATAGGTCCCCCTAATGAGGCGGCCTGTGATCTTGATGGATCCTCCACTCTGGGCAGCAGCGTGTCCTTGGCTGACCGGCCAAAAAGCATGATGCGGTCTGGGTCCTTCCGTGAGCCAGGGGATGATG TTCATGGCTCTGTGCTCTCTCTGGCATCCAATGCTTCATCCTCG AATGAGGAGAGGATACAAGGGGAG CAAATCCGCAAATTGCGACGAGAGCTGGAGTCGTCTCAGGAAAAGGTGGCCAACTTGACTATGCAGCTTTCTGCCAAC GCTAATCTTGTAGCAGCATTTGAACAGAGCTTGGCGTTAATGACGGCGCGCCTGCAGACCCTATCAGTCTCTTCAGACCAAAAG GACTCTGAGCTCACTGAGCTCAAGGAGACCATCGAAATTCTGAAAACTAAAAACACAGAGGCCCAAGAAATCATTCAGGGTGCACTAAGTAATCCAGATATCACACCTAAAGGTAGAAAATACGCTCTGGTCGTACAATATGTACAGCGCTCTTCCCTCCCAATTTACATATATCTACTcttcttttattcttttcattTAGAACTGCTGATTAATCGCCAGAACTCCTCAGAAAGCATCTCCAGcctcaccagcaccaccagccaCTCAAGCATGGGTagcctgaaggagcaggaggccaagaagaagaaaaagaaaagctgg TTACGCAGTTCCTTCAACAAGGCCTTTAGTAAGAAGGGCTCCAAGCCAACAGGGCCATATGCTGACATTGAGGAGATTTCCACCCCGGAGTCTTCTGCCCCTTCTTCCCCCAAAGTCCACCATGATGGGAACATGCCTCTATCAGCAATGAAGTCTTCAACCTCTGCGTCATCATCCGG ACTCTGTGaaggaggggaggtggtggatgACAAAGTTGTGTCAGAGCTCCGTACAGAGCTGTGGGAGAAGGAGCGTAAACTCACAGACATCCGCCTGGAAGCTCTAAGCACTGCCCATCAGCTGGAGCATCTGCAGGAGACCATGAACAGCATGCAG AGAACTGTGGAGAACCTGAAGGCTGAGAATGATCATCTGAAGACAGGTGCTCTCTCCCCCTGTCCATCCCCTGGACCCTCCAGCTCCGTCTCTCAGTCCTCAGGCCTCACCGCTTTAGGAAGTTTATCTCCTCGCCAGTCGGTAGCCATGCACATGCCCAAAAGCTACAGCAGAGGGCTGAGTGAGGGCAGCAGTCCAG ACATCCACTCCACAGACTCGCAGAGAGATGATCACCGTGTCAGGGTGGTGGTTTGTGTTGCAGATTTGCATGTCTTTAAAGAG GAGGTTAAACAGCAGGATTTCTTTGTGGGCACAGTCAGGGTGAATGGCAGGATGGACTGGACCATGCTGGATTCAGCCGTCAGCCAGGCGTTCAAG GTGTACATAGCCAAAGTGGACCCCACTTCCAGTCTAGGCCTGTCTACTGACTCCatctacagttacagtatgggCCACATTAAGCGGGTGGTGGGAGGAGAAGCTCATGAGACACAGCCCTCCCGCTGCATATCTCGAGGTCCTGGTGGCATCACAGTCGCTCTAAAAG GTTTAAAGGAGAAGTGTGTGGACAGCCTGGTGTTTGAGACACTCATCCCCAAACCCATGATGCAACACTACATCAGTCTGCTCCTCAAGCACCGCCGTCTTATCCTTTCTGGCCCAAGTGGGACGGGTAAGACCTACCTCGCATCCAGGTTGGCTGAGTACCTGGTGGACCGCAGCGCCCGTGAGGTCACCAGTGGGATTGTGGTTACCTTCAACATGCACCGCCAGTCCTGCAAG GATTTACAGCTTTATCTTTCAAACTTGGCCAATCAAATCGATCGGGAAAGCAGCACGTCGGAAATCCCGCTTGTAATGATTCTGGATGATATTCACGATCCTATTTCCATTAGTGAACTCGTCAATGGCGCTCTCACCTGCAAATATCACAAATG CCCTTACATTGTTGGGACGAGCAATCAGCCAGTGAAGATGACAGCAAACAATGGTCTGCATCTCAGTTTCAG GATGGTGACCTTCTCAAACAATGTGGAACCAGCCAACGGCTTCCTGGTGCGATACTTGCACAGGAAGCTGATGGAGTCTGAGGATGAGAGGAGCTTAACCAATGAGGACCTGATCAAGGTGCTCGACTGGGTTCCCAAGCTTTGGTATCATTTGCACGCGTTCTTGGAGAAGCACAGCACGTCTGACTTCCTCATCG GCCcttgcttcttcctctcctgtcCCGTCACAGTGGATGAGTTTCGATCGTGGTTCATTGACCTTTGGAACCACTCTATTATTCCATACTTGCAAGAGGGGGCCAAGGATGGCATCAAG ATCCATGGCCAGAAAGCGGTATGGGAGGACCCCGTGGAGTGGGTGAGGGGCACCCTGCCTTGGCCATCTGCCCAGCAGGACCAGGCAAAGTTGTTTCACCTGCCTCCCCCCAGCATCGGCTCCAGCAGCCCGGGTCAGCCCTGCGAGGAGAGGCCTCACAAAGAGACTCCGCCCAGTTCCATGGAGTCTGATCCCTTG ATGGCAATGCTTTTGAAGCTTCAAGAGGCGGCCAATTACATTGAATCCCCAGAGCAGGAAGACCCTAGCTTGCCTAAGCTCTGA